The Thermosynechococcus sp. CL-1 genomic interval GGAGACGCATTGACCGTCATTGCTTTGGCCGCAACTGCCCAAACGGGCAAATCAGCCTCAGAATCCCCCATATAGATAAAATTTTTCTCACCAAAACGCTCTATAATAAACCTTGCCTTATGCTCTCCCTTCAAATTAAGCTGGCCATCAGACCCATAAACCTCATCAAAAAGCCCTAAATGGGCAGCAATCTTATCAGCAATGAGCTGATCAGTGGCAGTGACGAGAGCAACCTTACCCCCCTTTGCTTTCCAAGCTTGGATATACTGAATAACCTCTGAGTTATAGGGTAGTGATGTAACCTCTATTTTAGAGAGAGTGGCTAATTTTCTTTTAATCTGGGCGCGATTAAAACTTCTTGTTTTGAATAATTGAATTAGAGACTGACTAAAAGACGACCAGATTAATTCCAGCAGAACATCTGTTTTCAGTAGTGTTTTATCTAAATCAACTGCAAGGTAAATCATCTATTCATGCCAGAAATAGAAAGGCGGAAGTAAAAAATGGGATGGATAGAACTCTATTGTCACAGCGATTTAAGGTCATGGGTGATTACTCAGTGAGCTAGATGAGTTTAATTTTGGAATAATTTGATAAATAATTCCTTTTTGCTCAAGTTGATATTTTTTGATCACTTCATCTAACTGATAATAAGCAGGTGGTTCAATTGCTGCAATAAATATCTGATTATCATCAATATTGCGATCAATCCAATTTACAACTCCCTCCGAAAACAGTCTTTCTACAAAAATTAATCGAACATCTGTCCTATACTTATCAATGGTCTGAATAAATAGTAAAGGTCTCCACAGTGTATAATCTGCTATCAAAATACCATCTTTGGATACATTACTTAAAGCCGTTTCAGCAAATAGTCTAGGTGAGTAGTCTCCATTTTTAGGTGGCCATAAGAAGTACCAATTATTATCTCGCAATGGTGCTACTCTTGCTCCAACTATATCTATTTTCGTAATTTCACTAAATTTAACTGCGGAAAAATATGTGATTGGGGGAATTAATGCAATTGCTAAAAACAGTAAAATAATATTCCTACGAAAGAAAGGATATAGATGTGTAAGATAGGCAATCCCCAAACCAACAAAAACCGAAAATGCTGGATAGACATGAATATAAACATTGAATTTATCAGGAATAGAACTTATCGACCCTGCATATATGAATGTTCCGCCCCAAATGATAATAGGTAATGCCTCAAACACACGAAACCAAATAGAAGCAACGACTCCAACTGAGCCAATTAAAATAGAGAGACCAAAGTAATTATATGCCAGATAAGCAAAAAATTTAAAAAATTCACGTAAAGGCGAAACTTCATAAAATGAATTTTGAGTCATGACCAATCCAAGTGCCTTGAAAATACTTTGACCTGAAAGTAATTCCAAGAAAACATTGTTCCAGTATGTATGAGAAACTAGAAAGAAGATAGCTAGACAAATAGCAAAATTAGCTAGATTAGTCTGCCTCCATCGAATGAATGTTAAGGAAACGATAGCTACTAGAAGAATTAAGCCAGTTGGCAGATGAAGTAAACTAAAGCCTGCTAAACCATAGGAGAGTAACAAAAAGTATTTCGAGTGGTGCGCATTGTAGCGACTCCAATAGACTATGCTGCCAAGAGTTGCAAAAGCTAATGTAGTACTAAAAGTATAAACTTCAGCAATGACTGACAGCAGCCAAAAACTGTGAGATACAATGAGGCTAATACCTGCAAGAACAGAGGCAGTTCTATTAAGGGTAATTACTTGTACTATCCATGTTACCAAGGCTACGGTTACTGCACCAAAGAAAGCCGAAACAAAATTAGCCCTAGCACCGACATCACCAAAAGGAATTGCTTGGAAAAATTGGCCTATTGAAAGGAATAACTTATACTCTCGATGACTACCTATGAAAGTTGTATCTTGTGTACTCACCATTCTGAGAGCAAGATCGGCACTATCACCCCATGATATTGTAGGCGCAAGTGTTAGTGTATAAATTATTAAACCAACTAAAAAGGTAATTGAAGGAGTAATTAAGCTATTATATGATGTTGAATTGATAGAGCGGCGCATATCCTCAGAATAATTAAAATATCAGAATTGTTACTGAAAACTACTGTGACCATACAAAATCCGTGTATATTTTAACATCTTAACACAAAACACAAAAGCCTGTGATTAGCACTACTTTTCCCAAGAATTCTGTGATCCTTCGTGAGGAGACCTCAGTCACACACATACTACAGGAACTTGGTCAGAAGTGTTGAATCCTGCAACAAAACTTAACATTTTAAGTGACCAGTAGCTCTGGCTGCCAATCAAAGCTCCAATGCACTATTGAGCAGCGACGACTGAGTTCCAGTTGCAAATATCGCAATTTGTCTAATAGCTTCTTCCCAAAGTATTCAGGTATCTCCACCAGCTCTAAAATTAAATAGGCAATTAAAACCATATAAATCTGATTTACCACCCCGTTCAAACTCTTTGTAATCAACTTGTCTAATGATAAATGCATCTTCAGAAATTTCCATAGGTTCTCAATCGCCCACCGCTGCCGATATAACTCACTCACTTCCTCATCACTCAGCTCCTTTAGATTTGTCGCTATACGAAACTCCCTTTGATTCTCGTCAAAAAATTGAACCACGCGATATCTCTCATGATTGAGCTTCATTCTCATGTTATTCTTGATACGTACAACAAATGAGCACTTCCTCTCACTCAGTCGCTCTAACAATTGCCAGCTCGCAAACCCTTTATCCATGATTACAACAGCATTTGTAATCTCTGCATGATTCAAGCGATAAAATAAGGCTCTCATACTGGTTAACCCTTGGTCGAGAACGTAGGTCAACCAGATTTTGAAGAACAATTGAGAGTTCAGCACGGGGTAGTCACAGGGGCTGAGCTGATTGAGAATGGACTTGACAAGAGTTGCAAAAGATGCCATAGTAAGTTGACTGTTTTTCTTTTTTTAAGGGAAGAATATGACATTTCTTCCCTTTTTTCTAGCCTCTCAAACTATCTTTCAACACTTCTGTGCCAACGCCATCCCTTAAGTTGACAATTATTTCTTAAGCCTATGGCCACAGCGTCAGCGTCTATACCCGATTGGCTGCTCAACCTCATGCTTCTTGCTATTCAGGATGGTCGAGAATGGGGATACGAGTTTCTTCGTGATCCCCACTGGGGTGGCGATCGCGATCGCATGGCCAACCACGCAATTTATGAAGCCACCCTCTGGTCAGTGGGTTCTGGAGTCGCCACTGGCGTCATGGGCTGGGCTGGCATGCCCCTCGACATTGGCTACTTTTACTATGCCCAAATCAAGCTGGCAGCGGCGCTGTTCATCATCTATGGCTTAGATCCCGAAAACAAAAATGTGCTGATGATGCTGATTCCCACTGCCTTGGGGTTTACTGCCGCTGAACTTGCAAACCACTTCGGTACCCAATTTTGTCGGCAAATCTTCAAGACCTTTGGCCGGCGGGCGGCGCAAAAAAATTTATCCCAAGTGCTGATGGCAGTCTTCAGGCAGCTGCCGCCTCCCCTTTTGCGGCAGATTTTTGGCAAAGCCTCGAGCAAAAGTCTCACCCTACCTGCGCGGGCCGTTCCCCTTGTGAGTGGCGTGATTGGCGGGGCTACGAATGCCGTCATGATGAACATTTGCGGTCATGGGGTGTGTACGGTGATCAAAACGTTTCGATCGCCTAGTTAGGTGTCTTCGACAGGCTCAGACTCGAGGACGGTTTTCAGCGTTGCGGCTAGGGGAATGGCCAGCAAAATTCCCAAAAAACCTGCCACCCGTCCGCCAATGAGCAGAGCAATAAACTGCCAGAGGGGATTGAGGCCCATCAAGTCCCCCAGTAACTTTGGGGTAAGCACGTTATCCTT includes:
- a CDS encoding protein O-mannosyl-transferase family; translation: MRRSINSTSYNSLITPSITFLVGLIIYTLTLAPTISWGDSADLALRMVSTQDTTFIGSHREYKLFLSIGQFFQAIPFGDVGARANFVSAFFGAVTVALVTWIVQVITLNRTASVLAGISLIVSHSFWLLSVIAEVYTFSTTLAFATLGSIVYWSRYNAHHSKYFLLLSYGLAGFSLLHLPTGLILLVAIVSLTFIRWRQTNLANFAICLAIFFLVSHTYWNNVFLELLSGQSIFKALGLVMTQNSFYEVSPLREFFKFFAYLAYNYFGLSILIGSVGVVASIWFRVFEALPIIIWGGTFIYAGSISSIPDKFNVYIHVYPAFSVFVGLGIAYLTHLYPFFRRNIILLFLAIALIPPITYFSAVKFSEITKIDIVGARVAPLRDNNWYFLWPPKNGDYSPRLFAETALSNVSKDGILIADYTLWRPLLFIQTIDKYRTDVRLIFVERLFSEGVVNWIDRNIDDNQIFIAAIEPPAYYQLDEVIKKYQLEQKGIIYQIIPKLNSSSSLSNHP
- a CDS encoding transposase, yielding MASFATLVKSILNQLSPCDYPVLNSQLFFKIWLTYVLDQGLTSMRALFYRLNHAEITNAVVIMDKGFASWQLLERLSERKCSFVVRIKNNMRMKLNHERYRVVQFFDENQREFRIATNLKELSDEEVSELYRQRWAIENLWKFLKMHLSLDKLITKSLNGVVNQIYMVLIAYLILELVEIPEYFGKKLLDKLRYLQLELSRRCSIVHWSFDWQPELLVT
- a CDS encoding EcsC family protein — translated: MATASASIPDWLLNLMLLAIQDGREWGYEFLRDPHWGGDRDRMANHAIYEATLWSVGSGVATGVMGWAGMPLDIGYFYYAQIKLAAALFIIYGLDPENKNVLMMLIPTALGFTAAELANHFGTQFCRQIFKTFGRRAAQKNLSQVLMAVFRQLPPPLLRQIFGKASSKSLTLPARAVPLVSGVIGGATNAVMMNICGHGVCTVIKTFRSPS